In Sphaeramia orbicularis chromosome 7, fSphaOr1.1, whole genome shotgun sequence, one genomic interval encodes:
- the traf3ip3 gene encoding TRAF3-interacting JNK-activating modulator gives MDALAVSETLLSPVTNFEEKAEIRAEKHEHLRGRNNVTSCRSPTREFDTKLIKNNLKEKRQQEFLRRRSVSPDLCGSKSAKREKRKKATPRTFSMKHHTSVSKSETLHTNFQSSPTANGHPVMILTPNSSMSEVPSTSTWAAMWSEQVTLTNEEKGQRLTPTSKPDTNLHRMKSKRDNRVNAQKTSVKTTIQTERIHQRLTQKNENILHTKAQREASVQTESGFVTIKESDVHQLADYLQEALWREEAVKKKLAALQESTTNLLNSSNKIWTARCSEDLLKNKIKALEAQLQVCLQKFPKDGLKKLVLQMEKQKLVYEEKALVALQKATQEKTEALSRAESLQEALITVQAEALRWQSLYEELKVSSGRLRENQNHKNDKLQQLHDQMELSRVREAELQQEVVLLKQEKKELQYNMSLLEEDNDVLREEIQQLRDDGSESLDLVLESDRTSEQEEPRLTLNRNTQVEEQLRVTLEKLRLKEKECEELQTELHVMEQECQSSQARLSQCRDELRQLSQRHRRPTLCGSWWRLWLLLLLLFAVVGVALLWLWHPPFRDQVEDLYSDMQRRVEDYLMEMASPRHSGCFRPI, from the exons ATGGACGCCCTGGCTGTCAGTGAAACACTTCTCTCCCCAGTGACAAACTTTGAAGAAAAAGCAGAGATCAGAGCCGAGAAACACGAACACCTTCGAGGACGCAACAACGTGACTTCATGCCGGAGTCCCACGAGAGAATTCGACACAAAACTGATAAAGAATAATCTTAAAGAAAAGAGACAACAGGAGTTTCTGAGAAGGAGATCTGTGAGCCCAGACCTGTGTGGTTCAAAGTctgcaaagagagaaaaaagaaaaaaagctacaCCAAGGACATTTTCAATGAAACATCACACTTCAGTCAGCAAGTCAGAGACACTGCATACAAATTTCCAAAGCAGTCCCACTGCTAACGGACATCCAGTCATGATTTTAACACCAAACAGCAGCATGAGTGAAGTTCCGAGCACCAGCACATGG GCTGCAATGTGGTCAGAGCAGGTAACACTGACAAATGAGGAGAAAGGCCAGAGGCTAACACCCACCTCTAAACCAGACACAAACCTGCACAGGATGAAAAGCAAAAGAGACAACAGAGTGAATG CTCAAAAGACAAGCGTCAAAACAACAATCCAAACTGAGAGGATTCACCAAAGACTCACccagaaaaatgaaaacattctCCACACAAAGGCTCAGCGAGAGGCTAGTGTGCAGACGGA ATCTGGGTTTGTCACTATCAAGGAATCA GATGTCCATCAGTTAGCCGACTACTTGCAG GAGGCTCTGTGGAGAGAGGAGGCTGTGAAGAAGAAGCTTGCAGCTCTGCAGGAGAGCACAACAAACCTCTTGAACTCTTCCAACAAAATATGGACT GCTCGCTGCAGTGAAGACTTACTGAAAAACAAGATCAAGGCTCTGGAGGCGCAGCTGCAAGTCTGTCTGCAG AAGTTTCCAAAGGATGGATTGAAGAAACTGGTGCTGCAGATGGAGAAGCAGAAGCTGGTGTATGAGGAGAAGGCGCTGGTCGCACTGCAGAAGGCGACACAGGAGAAAACTGAGGCCCTCAGCAGGGCCGAAAGCCTGCAG GAGGCTCTGATAACAGTACAGGCTGAGGCTTTGCGCTGGCAGAGTCTCTATGAGGAGCTGAAGGTGAGCTCTGGGCGGCTCCgggagaaccagaaccacaagaaTGACAAACTCCAACAACTGCACGACCAGATGGAG CTGTCAAGGGTCAGAGAGGCGGAGCTGCAGCAGGAGGTGGTGTTGTTAAAACAGGAGAAGAAGGAGCTGCAGTACAACATGAGTCTGCTGGAGGAGGACAATGACGTACTGAGAGAGGAGATTCAGCAGCTCAGAG ATGACGGCAGTGAAAGCCTGGACCTCGTGTTGGAGTCTGATCGGACGTCAGAACAAGAAGAACCTCGACTGACGCTGAACAGAAACACTCAGGTGGAGGAGCAGCTTCGCGTCACTCTGGAGAAACTACGACTGAAAGAAAAAGAG tgtGAGGAGCTGCAGACAGAGTTGCATGTCATGGAGCAGGAGTGTCAGTCCAGTCAGGCCCGGCTGTCGCAGTGCAGGGACGAACTCCGACAACTGAGCCAACGACACAGGAGACCG ACGCTGTGTGGCTCCTGGTGGAGGCTCTggttgctcctcctcctcctcttcgctgTGGTCGGTGTTGCCTTGTTGTGGCTCTGGCATCCTCCATTCAGGGACCAGGTTGAAGACCTCTACTCAGACATGCAGAGACGAGTGGAAGACTATCTGATGGAAATGGCCTCTCCTCGACACTCAGGCTGTTTTAGACCCATATGA